The Bacillota bacterium DNA window GGCCGAAAAAAGCCTCTAATTCATCAAGAATGCTTAACGCTGAGGTGTCATCATATATTTTTACTGCCTCACCATAAACGATCTTCCTTTCATCATCAACAAGCATGGGGTAACCTTCTGGAAGATGAAAAAGTCTGCCGGTAGAAGTTGCCTTTAAGCATTGCAACATATAATCTTTAATTAAATCGTGGTTGAGCATTCCCCGCATGAGTGTACCGTAAACGAAAACCCAGGGCATTTCTGAAACCTCCCTTCCAATAACTAATATTATAAATAAAAACCGCCAATCCTTTTTAATTTTGTAAATTTGAAATTTATTTTTGGGTTTATTAGTTGACAAGACACCTGTAAAGTCAGATAATTAATTTTAAATACGATGTGAGAGTGGGTGTGTGATTTGCAGCACATCGAAGTTGATTATGTCATCATTGGAAGCGGAGCAGCAGGCCTTTCTTGTGCATTAAAGGCCTCTGAATCCGGAACGGTGGCGTTACTGACCAAAGAAACAATGCCTTCAGGGAATACGCCTCTGGCTCAGGGGGGCATTGCAACGGTTTTGGGAGAAAAAGATACATATGAAATGCATATTCAAGATACCCTGTATGCCGGTGCCGGGGAATGTGATCTCAATGCGGTAGAGGTGCTGGTAAAGGACGGGGCAAAAAGGGTTAAGCAACTTTTTCAGATGGGATTTCCTTTTGATAAATCAATAGACGGTAAGCCTCTAATGGGGCGCGAAGGGGCTCATTCCGTGCCCCGGGTAATTTCATCTCGGGGAGACGGCTCCGGAAAAGCGTTGGCTGAGACATTGTGGAGTGAGGTGAAAAGCCGTGAAAATATACTTTTCTATGAGCAGACGTTTGTGCTGGAACTTTTAGTGTCCAATAATGAGTGTACGGGTTTGTTTGCCCTTGATATGGAAAAGGGTGGTGCGTTTATCTTTTACTGCCGTAGTGTGGTTTTGGCTACAGGTGGTTGTGGTCAGATTTTTGCCCACACCACTAACAATATTAATTGTACCGGTGACGGGTTTGCACTTGCTTACCGGGCCGGGGCAAAGTTGGAGAATATGGAGTTTATTCAATTTCATCCTACGGCACTTAAGGTTGCTGAAAACCCTATGTTTCTTATCTCCGAGGCTGTACGCGGAAAAGGGGCTGTGCTTGTAAACGGTAAGGGTGAGCGTTTTATGGAGCGGTATCACTCATGGGCGGAATTAGCGCCGCGGGATATTGTGGCCAGGGGAATTTTTGCTGAATTAAGCAGTGGTAATCAGGTGTTTCTTGACGTTTCTCCCTTGGGAAAAAAATTTGCTAAGCTTTTTCCGTCAATATTCCAGGCCTGTAAAAAGCGAGGATTGAGTCTGCCTGAGGATCTGGTTCCAGTAGTGCCTGCCGCCCATTTTATCATGGGCGGAATCAGAACCGATTTAAATGGGCGTACAAGTATAAAGGGGCTTTATGCCTGTGGGGAAGTGGCTAGTACCGGAGTGCATGGTGCTAACCGTTTAGCTAGCAATTCGTTGTTGGAAGGGTTAGTCTTCGGACACCGGGTAGGTGGGGCAGTTGCCTGTGAACAATTTAGGTCAAATAAGATGCATTCGGCTGTGTTGCGCGCAAAGAGCTTTAACCGGAAGGCAATTGATACAGGTGATAATAAGTTTATTTTTGCCTTGCGTGAATTAATGTGGTGTAAGGTGGGGTTAGTACGGTCTGAAGAGGGACTTACAGATGCTGTTGAGCAACTAGAAGAGATGGAAAGGAATTTGTTAGGGGTACAAAATATTACCGCTACAAACATGCTTACGGTGGCCTGTTTAATAGCTAGAAATGCCTTGGCCCGCCGGGAAACCCTGGGAAGTCATTATCGATCTGATTTTTCGGATGGGAAAAGTTCAGATAGTCTTAGGCCGGCATCGAATATTTAAATTAAAAAGGGTGAGCTTATTGCAACTTGAGAAAATAGTGAGACGGGCCCTGGAAGAAGACTTGGGTCGCGGTGATATAACCAGTGAGGCTATTGTCTCACGTGATATAAGTGGCTCAGGCAGTTTCTTATGTAAATCAAACGGTATTTTGGCCGGTATGGCATATGCACGCACTGCTTTTCATTTGTTGGACTCAGATGTTAAATTAGAGCCTTTTGTTAATGATGGAGGTGCCGTGACAAAAGGAAGTGTTATTGGTCGGGTATATGGGAATGCACGCAGTATTTTGTCTGCGGAGAGGGTAGCCTTAAATTTTCTTCAACGTTTATCAGGTATTGCTACTGCCACGGCATCAGCCGTAAAAGCAGTGGAACCATTCGGTACCCGGATAGTAGATACTCGTAAAACGACTCCCGGACTGCGGCTAGCGGAAAAATATGCAGTGAGAGTAGGGGGAGGAAGCAATCACCGTATGGGATTGGATGACGCTGTATTAATAAAAGACAACCACATTGAAATTGCGGGTGGTATTAAGAGAGCTGTACGCCTGGCCCGGGAAAATGTGGGTCATCTTGTGAAGATAGAAGTGGAGACAGAAACATTGGAACAGGTGCAAGAGGCCTTAGAGTCAGGGGCCGATGTGATCATGTTGGACAACATGACTTGTGATTGTATGAAAGAAGCGGTAAATTTGGTTTCCGGCAGAGTGTTAGTTGAAGCTTCCGGCGGTTTAACGCCGGATGTGGTTGCTAATGTGGCAGCGGCAGGGGTGGATGTTATTTCACTGGGCTGGATAACCCACTCGGCCCAACCGCTGGATATAAGTTTGGAATTGCATACAGTTAAATAACAGGGGGATTTACATGTTTACTCAATTAGCTCCAAACAAATACCAAGGCCAAATGTACAGTCAGTTGTCTGACGAGGAAATCAAATACAAAATCATGGAAGCAAAAGGAAAACTAGGCTCAAAGCTATTGGTGTTGGGACACCATTACCAACATGACAGTGTTATTCAATTCGCCGACCTCAAGGGTGACTCATTTCTATTGGCCCGCCAGGCGGCGGAATGCAAAGAAGCCCTTTACATTGTTTTTCTTGGTGTAAATTTTATGGCCGAAACTGCCGATATAGTCACTACTGGAGAACAAAAAGTGATTATCCCGGATACGGCGGCAGGCTGCATTATGGCCGATATGGCCGGAACCGGACAAGTTAAGCAGTGTTGGGCGGAAATACAAAAATATTTTCCTGGGGAAGTTATTCCCATTACTTATGTAAATTCTTCGGCTCAAGTGAAGGCTTTTTGCGGGGAAAATGGAGGCTTAACTTGTACTTCTTCCAGTGCCGAATCAGCTTTCAGGTGGGCATTACAAAAGGGTAAGAGGATTTTATTCTTTCCCGATGAGCACTTAGGCCGTAATGCAGGCAAGAAAATCGGAATTAGTCTTACGGATATGGCTTTATGGGACCGCCATAAAGGCTTACTTAAGGGCTGTGATAATCCCCGTCTTATTTTGTGGAATGGGTATTGTCCCGTACACCAAGAATTTAGCCCACAACGGGTTTGTGAAGTTAGGAAAGACCATCCCGGCATTAAAGTGGTAGTGCACCCGGAATGTTCTTACGAAACTGTGGAAGAGGCAGATGAAAGTGGCTCAACTGAGTATATTATTAAGTGTATACGTGAATCTTCGCCGGGTTCGTCATGGGCTGTGGGAACGGAGATTAATCTGGTTCAAAGGCTTGCTGATACGTACAAGGATAAAAAAATAATTTCATTAAATGATAAGGTAAGACCGTGTCCGGATATGATGAAAATACACCCACGCAACTTACTTTGCTGTTTGGAAAATTTAGTGTCCGGGAAGGTGGAAAACCAGGTGAAAGTTGATTTAGAAACTGCCGGGTGGGCAAAAGTAGCGCTGCAAAGAATGCTTTCTATACGGTAAAGCATGGTAAAGAACGGTAAAGATAGGGTGAAAATTAATGAGCATAGAAAGAAGAGAAAGAATTGTTATAATTCTTAACCAAAGTTTACAGCCTGTCAGCGGTACAGACCTGGCCAAAAAGCTTGGGGTGAGCCGTCAGGTGATTGTGCAGGATGTGGCCATTTTGCGTGCCAAAGGCTATGATGTGATGGCAACGCCCCAAGGATATATTTTACCCAATAAAGATGCGGAGATGTACAGGAAAGCAGTATTGGCTGTTAAACATATGCCTCGGGAAACAATGGATGAGTTAAATATTCTGGTTGACCACGGTCTTAAAGTACTTGATGTCCTGGTGGAACACCCCCTTTATGGCGAGTTAAAAGGGTATCTGATGTTGGAGTCCAGGCGTGATGTGGCAAAATTCGTAGCAAGGGTTGAGGCGCAATCAGCCTCCTTGCTGTCATCTCTTACCGGTGGAGTTCATTTGCACACCGTACAATATCGCAATGCAGAGGATTTGGACGGTGCGCGAAAAGCTCTAAAAGAAAAAGGTTTCTTAGCTGGTGACTGAGTTATTTTTTATGAATCCAGTGGTTTATCTTGCTGGTTGCGGGGTTTCATATTTAGTCCCTGACTTTGGAACTGCTTTAAGGCTTCCTCTTTTAATTGTTTGCAAGTAGAATCCTCTTCCAGAAGATGTTCACTTATATTTGAGTTTTTCATTACACTGAATTGCCCGGAGGGTTCAAGTGTTCCCAGTTCTACTTCGTTTATGCTTCTTATGCCGCGTAAGCGCAGAGCTGAAAGAAGCTGGTCCATGTCAAATTGGTTATTCTTCATGTTTTCAAAAGAAATTTTACCATCTAAAATAATCACTGTGGGCTTGCTTTCCAACCAGGGTCTTAACTTATCCACTAGTGACAGGCGGGAGAAAATGAACTGCAAGATTACCACAGTCCCTAAAACCAAGAGGGTGTAAGATAGTGGATGGCCTGGCTTTACCAGCGGAGTTCCAATTACTGCTGCAATAATTAATATTAATGTGGCATCACTGGGGGAAAGCTTTGCGAAACCCGCTTTCCCGATAACGCGCATGATAAACAGCAATAGGAAGAATATCAAGATGGCTTTACCCACAGCTGCAATGTATGGCATGCTGAATGATCACCCGTTCTAAAACAAAGTTTTGTTCAATGCTTTTTTCAATCTTCCCCTAACACGCGCTGATATTCTTAATAAAAGAATTAAAATTTAAACATTTTTCGAGCCATCATAGCTATAAATAAAGAATATGAGCCGAGTCCTACAAACCCTACTAAAAGAGCAATCACTTTAGCTGGTATTGACGAAGGTATAATATCTCCGTAGCCAACGGTCAAAAATGTTATGCCGCTAAAGTAAACATAATCCCAGATATTTGTGTTCGCCCACTGATACCTCCCCAGCCAATAAGGTCCAAAAAGAGGAAGGCTGCGGCAAAAACGTGGATAATAATCAGCGAAGATGCCAGGAGACGAAATGGTTTGTAACCATAACCGGTGGTCCATTCGAATAATAATGCCTTTATCAATTTGGGAGAATTATAGGGCATATCCTTGCGATGACAAATAAGGTGTCTGTAGTAAGCTGTGTCTGCTCCGTCCCAATTTTGAAATTTACTATAGAAAGCCCTTGCCTTTAAGTAAGTGTGCGACGCATCGGTAAAAAGTCCACCTAACTCCAGATAATTCCCGGCCAAAAAATAAATTCTTGCCGTTAATGTTATGCCCGCCAGGTCCTTGTTTTCGTCCTCCATTAAGTTACCGTGCAGTTTGTATAAATAACCTATAGCCGGTGAGTCGTTTTGGCTTTCAAATTTTTTTAGCATGTTAAGCCAGTGATCAGAGAACTCAAAGGTGTCACCCATTAAAGATCTTAATTGGTTTTTATATGGGCCGGTTTTGGATATTTTGTTTAAGTACTGTCCTTCATTGTTCTGTTGAAGGTGGTTGCCTGCTTCCCGGTACAAGCTTATAATTTGTTCTATAAGTAAAGAAATCTTCTGGTCGGTGTGCATTAAATCGCCTCGTCACATCTTTTAGTACTGTTATTATTATTTCCTTTTATCGGGTGATAATTAAACTTACGGTTTAGAATAGTGGTTCTAGCAGTTCCCCAATCGTAGTGGACTTAAGCTATGAAGAATGCTATAATGACCCACAAGTCCCCCTTAATTGGGGGCTTTTGCATTTACTGTCTTTTTAAATAGTCAAGTGATACAGGAGGTCTTATTTTGGCTTATTTAACACCATGCAGTTATGGGTGTCCGGTGAAAACAAATGTACCCGGTTACGTTGATAGCATCATTAATGGTGATTATGCTGAAGCCTTCAAAATAATAAAAGAAAACAACCCTTTCCCTTCCGTATGTGCCTGGGTATGTCCCCATCCATGCGAGGATAATTGTCGTCGGGCCAAGGTGGATGCCCCGGTTAATATAAGGGCGCTAAAGCGATTTGCCGTGGAAAAAGGAAAGAAAAGTAAATATCCACAGCGGGCAAGGAATTGCTTTGACAAAAAAGGGAGCATTCCCGGTGGTGATATTGCAATAATCGGGGCCGGGCCTTCTGGCCTGACCGCAGCTCATGATCTTGTGCAACGTGGATTTACGGTAACCGTTTTTGACCGTCACGATGAACCCGGTGGTCATTTTTTTGCGTCGATCCCTGTCTTCAGGTTGCCGCGGGAAGTTTTATCCGGTGATATAGCCATGCTGCAAGAAAGCGGTGTTGATATTCGATGCGGATTTGAAGTCGGAAAAGACGCCGGTCTTGAGGAGTTACGACGTAAATACCGGGCTGTGGTGCTGGCCGTGGGAATGCAGGAAAGTAAAATGCTGCCCATTCCTGGAGGAGAGCACCCTGCAGTACTTCCGGCATTACCGTTTCTTCAAAGAGCAAATTCAGGTAACCCCATGCCTGTTGGGCGAAGTGTTATTGTCATCGGTGGGGGAGATGTGGCCATGGATGTAGCTCGAACTGCTTTGCGGCAGGGGGTTAGTGAGGCAAATGTTGTTTGCCTGGAATCTCCGGAAGAGATGCCTGCCCATGCATGGGAGGTGCAAGAAGCACGTGAAGAGGGCGTCAGGCTGTATACCGGACTGGGCCCCAAGGAAATATTATTTTCAAGAGACGAGGGAGTTCAAGGTCTTGAAGTACAAAAAGTGCTGCGGGTCTTTGATGAAGAAGGCCGGTTTAACCCCTGTTTTGATACCGGTCAAACAAAAGTTATTAATGGTGATAACGTCATAGTTTCTGTAGGTCAGGCTGCCTCACTGAGTTGTGTTCGGGGTCGTTTGCAATTGGATAGTAGGGGTAACTTGATGGTCGACAGAGATACCTTGGCAGCAAGTGAGGATGGTTTTTTTGCCTGCGGCGAAGTAGCACAGGGGCCGGGGGCGGCCGTTTCAGCAATAGCATCTGGACACAAAGTTGCAGAGAGTATTGCTGCTTACCTATCTAAGACCGGGCCTCGGAAACCTAAGGCCATAGCAGTAATAGGTAATCTTCCCGACAAGGTATCAAAACATATAATCACACATAAGCGCAGGAATTTAAAGCATTTAAAGCCTGAAACCAGGGTTAAGAGTTTTGGGGTTTTTGAAATGGGGTTTAATGAAGAAAATGCATTAACTGAGGCAAGTAGATGCCTTCGCTGCGGGCTGGGTGCAGAGGTTGACATTTCCCGGTGTATAGGATGTCTAACCTGCCAGCGTATATGCCCTTATGGCGTGCCTGCAGTTGAAAGTAAGGCAAGCATATCACCTGATATATGCCAAGCTTGTGGCATGTGTGCTGCAGCGTGCCCGGCAGGGGCCATAACTATTCCGGGATTAAAAAGAGAATCAGATGGTGATTCCTATGATAGGTTTTCAAACCCAGCTAATCCTCCCCTGGTAATATATGCCTGCCGTAAGACCGTGGGCAGGAAAATAGTACCCGGAACGGTTACAGGCTATCCTGTGCTGAATAATGCAGTTATTAGAGTGCTTCCCTGTATAGGCGCTTTACGTAAAGACACTTTGCTTACCAATTTTGCCCGGGGGATCTGGGGAGTGGCCTTGATCTCATGCAGTGAGGGGTGTACCAGTGGAAGTCTGTATACTGCGGGAAGGGATGCTGAATTTAAGGCTTCTCTTACACTATTGGGTGAAATTGGTATTGATACAGGTCGTCTGGCTCATCTTAATGCAGAAAACCAGGAATCCGTAATCAATAAATTAACGGACTTTGCCCAAAAGGTAGCGACCATAGGTTCTTTGTGGTAAGATGTATAAAAGGTAAATATTACCATCATATGGGTGTTATTTAAGTTTAGCGCCCCAAGGAAGTGAAAGGCTTGTGACGAGGAAAAGAGGAGCACCGTATGCTCTTGGACAGGCTGTTATCATGGCCACGGTTTTATTGCTACTGTATAGTTACTTTTATTATGCCTATTATAATGCCGGGCCTTATCTTTTAAGTCCATTTTCCACCCAGATATGGATTTCCAATACGTTGCTTTCTGTGATGACCATATTGTCGGGAATTCTGATTGAGTTAAGCAGGTTCTGGGGGTGGATTATTCAATATCGTGTTAAACAGGAACTATTGATCATTCAAGGTATTCCTTCGGGGATGCTAAGTTTTATACCTAGTACTGTATGGGTGAAATATTTTGGTACGGGGTATCCCTTCAATTTTCTAGCTGACCCGGCTGTGTCCGGAGCGGCTGGGATTTGGTTCGGTATTATTCTAATGCGGTCATTGGTGGAGAAAAAGAGGCTAAAGGAAGAAGAACCATCGAACGCTAAAGAACATAGCAGATAAAACAAAGGCGATCCAATTACTGTGCCTTTGTTTTTTTTGTTACCGGGAAGAAGGAATTTCATTATTTCCATAGAAAGTATATAGTGTTAAATTATACCAATTGGGAGGTAGTGATATTCTTGCTTTTTAATCGATACAGGGAAGTTACGGATAGGTGTCTTGAACTTGGTGCAAAGATGGATTCGCTTGCTAACGAAGAAGGTGCAGAACTTCGCCGTCTTCTGGAAGAGCAAGCTTGGTTATCCAAGACAATTGCCCGGCAGGCCAAAGGAACTTTAGAGCAGGTCGGGCAGAGTTTGGGACGAATAGAAAGTTGGATCAACGAGGCACTTGCCAAGGCAGAAAAGGCGCTTGATGACAGTGGTATACCTTCTGACATATTTGCCCTTGAAGATGTAATTGTGGATGCTGTTTCTCTGCGGGATAAAGCAAAAAGCTTGGTTTCGGACGAAGGAATGGAAGGGCTGAACACTGCGGGCCAAGTTCTTACTTATAGCAACAGTGATGTATGTTCTGGCGGAGCGGAAATTCGAATTGACTTATCGGAAAATCACGAAGATCACGTGGAAATAGAGAAAGAAATAGAAGATGCTGCCAAGGAAGTAGCCGTTGCTTCTCCGGATCCTCAAGTTTCCCCTTATCCCATGACTTATAAACTTCCCCCGGACTTGGTTGGCAGTTTAGAAAAGAAATTATTTCCTGAAAAGTTGCCAAAACTGCCGAATTCCGTTCCCGGTGTTAACGCGGTAGAAGTAGAGACGCCGTCTTCCAAAAAAGAAAGGAAAAGGGGTAAGAAAAAGAAAAAGTGAATTCGATCAGTTGAAATGGCATCCGAAATCGCAAAAATTTAACCCCGGAACCGGGAAAAGCAGATTTCCCAAGTATCCGGGGTTTTTTCGATTATAAAGTCATAAGTGAGTACAGGCATAATATGTTTTAAAAACGGTATACTGCTTAACAATAATTTAACCTAAAGTGTCATCCACTTTGCAGAACTAACCGCCATAATATGACAAAATTATTATAAAGATTTTGTAAGAGGTGATTGTTATGATACTACAGAAACAAAACCGTCAACGGAAGTTGTGTAATCAATGCAAGATTTGTATTTACCAGTGGGCTGACAGTTGTCCCGGGTTGGAGCATTTTAGTTTCCTGAAATGTAGTAATGTGGGATGTAGCAATGCCAAGTCAAAGCATTAATATCGTATATTTTAATTTGCTTGCTCAATAAAATCTCCGGAAGAGGAAACTTCCGGTCTCCATATTAATTTAGCTTTGCTGTCCCTAACGCAATAATAAACACCTGAATGGTGGTAGACAAACCAAACACCGAAAAAATCCCCGTCTCCTCTTTTAAACAAGCAGCGCATCACCTTTTTAGTAGTAATGTACGGGCGCGGAACATACGAAGATGATTCTTTTACCAACACGTCATAAATATGTGCATGTAAGTCTTTGTTAAACAGATAAACTTCAGGCATCGAAGGAGCAAGTACTGATCCTAATGTGTCCCAAAGTTCACGTCCGTGCATAAGCCTTTTATCGTTTGCATAATACCATTTCCATCCTTGCCTGTTGCAATATCGCACAGCTTCTTTTAGAATAAAGTATCCCGATTTAAGGACTTTATTTTCCAGGGTGTCGATTATCTTATCATTAAGTATATAAACTCGCATAATTTCCCCTCCCCGGAAGTGATGTGTACTATGTGTACAGTGTCAACTTTGTATCTAATAGTGCAAGAACAATGCCTACATATTATGTAAACGCTAGCTACACTTTGATTCTCGGAGAGTATTTAAAGCTAGTTGTTGTATGCGAAATAAAGTTTCTGTGTATATCATTGTAGACAATAATTAAAGGGAGAGAAAGTTTCCATATTTTAAAAATTGTAAACAATATTTAGAATTTACTGACTATTAAGGGGTTGATTGTGGTAGTTCCTCCTGCTTCTGTTTTAATTACGTTAAAATCTTTCCATTGAGCCAGGACATGTTTTTAAACCCGGGTTGAGCGTGCATACTGTAAATAAAACCATAAGTTAATGAGGAGGAAAAAATGTCCCAAGATATATGTATTGTTGGAATTATGGTCGATCACAGGGCAACCAGGGGACCCGAGGTGCAAGAGGTGCTTACCCGTTATGGTGATTCAATTTTAAGCCGCAGCGGCATACCTGATCCCACCAAGGGAAGGGGAATTATATCCCTGACTATGCAGGTTGACGAAAACGGAAGGAAGTCTTTAGAGAAAGATTTACATGATGTTCCCGGAGTATCAGTGAACTCAATGATATTAGGACCTGTACTGCAGTAATATCCGGCCTTTAGGGCCTTTTTTTCGTTACTGTTAAAGGGATTTAGTTTCAGAGCAGGCTTTTTTATCTTTATCACAGAATATTAAAGAGGTGATAATTAGAAAGTTTAAAGAGGGTGGCCGAATGAAGGAATATATTAAAGGTGCGTTGTATGGTGCTGCCATAGGGGACGCTCTTGGAGGTCCCGTAGAGTACATGAAAAAGGAAGACATAAAAAGCAAGTTTGGAACTTTGAGGGATATGGTAGGGGGCGGCAGGAATAATCTGGAGCCAGGGCAATTTACTGATGATACCCATATGCTTTTACATGTGGCAGAAGGAATATTGACCAATCCCATGTACCCGGTGGAGGAAATCGGGAGACGTTTCATAGCTTGGTATAGAGAACAGCCCGATTATGTTGGCCCCACAACTGCGCTCTCATTTAAGAACTATTTACAGGTGGGTAATTGGAAGGATGCTGCCAGGGCAACTGCAACGACAATAAACAAAATGGATAGTAACGGTGGTTTGATGCGTACACTAGCAGTCACCTTTGGTTACCAAAAGGATACAAGTTTAATGGCTTATTGGTCCAAGGAAATTGCAAGTATGACCCATTACAGTGAAGAAGGGGCAGCGTGCTGCATCTTTTACAATTACCTTGTCTATCTAGCTTCCCGGGCGTCTATAGCCAAGCGAGAAATGATTACGAAGAGCCTGCAATTTACTGATGAGCAATGTAAAAAATACGGTTTATATCCTTCCAATTTTTTTTGGTTCATAGTTAAATGCGTGCAGTCAGGAACTGAGGAATTGTTGCCCAAGGGTAATGCCTTATACACCGTGGGTACTGCGGTACAATGCTTCTTACAGGAAGATTCTTTTGAGGATATTTTAGTGTCCGCAATAAACAGGGGAGAGGACGCTGATACGGCAGGTACGGTGACAGGCGGGCTGGCCGGTGCTTATTACGGGTTTGAGGGCATTCCTGAACGTTGGGTCGGTCTATTAAAAGGAAAAGAAAGATTGAATAGAATCTCGGCAGGCTTTGCGGCAATGAAATAAAGGATATTTTTCTTTATGGCAGCTGCTCGATTCAATTCATTCGCTATGCGCAAAAGACAGGTTTGTCATCGATCTCAAAAAATTCCCCATTGGGGAATTTTTTATTACTAACTTTTCTAGTTATTTTTCTAGTTAGGAAATACTATTATTGAACTACTCCCGCCTATAGAGGCGGGAGATTCTAGGTTTCCCCTAGAAACCCCGTTCAACTGGGTACAATTTGAGCCGGGTTTCCTGACCCTATATACCAACGGCAGAACCGAAAGTATTAGCCCGCCCAAGCAGACCTGGCCAGAGAATCCATTCTTAAAAGGTAATCAGGGCAGACATATTATTGCTTCCGACCGGATACGCTCACAATCCTCCGGTTATGACCACGCACTTTGACCGGTAATATGCTGCCGGAGTTTGTACTTTGATATCAGTTAACTTGAATAGTTAAGCTACTGCAGACTTACAAGCTTTCATACTATCGAAAGGTGTGCCGGTTAACGGTACCTTGTAGAAGGTATGTACTTTAAACTGCTTTAAGTGCCGGTGTAAAAAACGCCAGTGGCTCCAGTGGTGCCTTAGTAGGTTCTTCTCCGGGATAATGTTTCTATACAGCGCAGGCACCTTCTCTTTAAATCTCAGCCCACGCCGGCCGATCACCAGGGATGCTGCGGTGTGAATTGACACCCCCAGCGCTCGCATGTATTTCATCTTACCAATTACCGATGTGAAGGCGGCATTTTTGCGGATAACACCAACACCTTCTTTACGTGCCCGGCTCTCGATACTCTGGTCGATCTTGGCGTATGCAAATCTGGTCAGCTTGTAGTTACGCTTCTTGCCGCCGTAAGTCAGGCTGGATTTGGAATCACCGGGTCTAGTTTTTCACCCACTAGAGGTTTCTTCACTTCCCAGGCAATACCGACCAGCCCGATGGCTGCCGCTTCGATTATCTTAGCGGTCTGGCCCGTGGTTTTACCGTCCACATATAGTGGTATCCTGCCGTGCCGGAGAAGTTTACCGCTGCCATCCAGCTCCGTCCAAGCAAGGTGGTCATAGTTGGTGTCATAGCTTACCACCCCGTTACCGGTATAGTAGTTGCGGTCCACCGGTGGTGGCTCAAACATAACCTTAAAGATGTAGTAGTCACCCCGGTCTTCTGCTTCCCAGGTTAAAGGTCGTTTTAAAGTACGGTCTTCCAAGACTTCATCCAGGAAGTGTTGCCCGTAGGGGAACACTATGTTTACGGTAACCGTTTTTTGCGGTAGATGCACTTTAAGTTCTCGGCTGCCGGTATCATACTTAAAAACAAAGTTACCATACCTGCCGTCACCCCGGCCCACGATCTTAAAGCTCTTATTGCGCAGGTAGCGCCATTTATTGAGCCAGAGGCCGTGCCTTCTTTGCCGTACACCCGGGCACAGCCCGGTGTACTTGGTGAACTGGGCCCGGAACAGTTTTTTAGTACCGAAGGTGATGCCCGGGAGTTGTGTCTCAAATCTGGCTAGCTTGTCTCTTAGAAGGTTGACGGAGTGGGTGATCATGGAGATACGGTTTTTGAGGTTTTTAATACCGGGACGCAGGTAGGTGTGCTCGAAGTCGTAGAGGTTATTATATATCCGGCAGTAGCTTCGGTAACAGGTAGCGTACCCGTAGGTAAGTTGTTTCTCTTGACACCCACGGTAGGTTTTCAGCTTAAGGTCCTTTTTCCGGGGTCGGTCCTGTTTGGTTGCTTTGGATATTCGTATACAGGACTGCAGCATGGCCAGTTTGCCACTGAGGTGCCGGCGCAGTTTCTTGAGTT harbors:
- a CDS encoding gamma-glutamylcyclotransferase, translated to MPWVFVYGTLMRGMLNHDLIKDYMLQCLKATSTGRLFHLPEGYPMLVDDERKIVYGEAVKIYDDTSALSILDELEAFFGPGHTDNLYERVERDIQLPDLAWKVRALIYICPEHRKEQILQTGTLVTHGDWKKHIKPSNKKDI
- a CDS encoding L-aspartate oxidase, whose translation is MCDLQHIEVDYVIIGSGAAGLSCALKASESGTVALLTKETMPSGNTPLAQGGIATVLGEKDTYEMHIQDTLYAGAGECDLNAVEVLVKDGAKRVKQLFQMGFPFDKSIDGKPLMGREGAHSVPRVISSRGDGSGKALAETLWSEVKSRENILFYEQTFVLELLVSNNECTGLFALDMEKGGAFIFYCRSVVLATGGCGQIFAHTTNNINCTGDGFALAYRAGAKLENMEFIQFHPTALKVAENPMFLISEAVRGKGAVLVNGKGERFMERYHSWAELAPRDIVARGIFAELSSGNQVFLDVSPLGKKFAKLFPSIFQACKKRGLSLPEDLVPVVPAAHFIMGGIRTDLNGRTSIKGLYACGEVASTGVHGANRLASNSLLEGLVFGHRVGGAVACEQFRSNKMHSAVLRAKSFNRKAIDTGDNKFIFALRELMWCKVGLVRSEEGLTDAVEQLEEMERNLLGVQNITATNMLTVACLIARNALARRETLGSHYRSDFSDGKSSDSLRPASNI
- the nadC gene encoding carboxylating nicotinate-nucleotide diphosphorylase, which gives rise to MGKVQIVLGRHRIFKLKRVSLLQLEKIVRRALEEDLGRGDITSEAIVSRDISGSGSFLCKSNGILAGMAYARTAFHLLDSDVKLEPFVNDGGAVTKGSVIGRVYGNARSILSAERVALNFLQRLSGIATATASAVKAVEPFGTRIVDTRKTTPGLRLAEKYAVRVGGGSNHRMGLDDAVLIKDNHIEIAGGIKRAVRLARENVGHLVKIEVETETLEQVQEALESGADVIMLDNMTCDCMKEAVNLVSGRVLVEASGGLTPDVVANVAAAGVDVISLGWITHSAQPLDISLELHTVK
- the nadA gene encoding quinolinate synthase NadA — its product is MFTQLAPNKYQGQMYSQLSDEEIKYKIMEAKGKLGSKLLVLGHHYQHDSVIQFADLKGDSFLLARQAAECKEALYIVFLGVNFMAETADIVTTGEQKVIIPDTAAGCIMADMAGTGQVKQCWAEIQKYFPGEVIPITYVNSSAQVKAFCGENGGLTCTSSSAESAFRWALQKGKRILFFPDEHLGRNAGKKIGISLTDMALWDRHKGLLKGCDNPRLILWNGYCPVHQEFSPQRVCEVRKDHPGIKVVVHPECSYETVEEADESGSTEYIIKCIRESSPGSSWAVGTEINLVQRLADTYKDKKIISLNDKVRPCPDMMKIHPRNLLCCLENLVSGKVENQVKVDLETAGWAKVALQRMLSIR
- a CDS encoding transcription repressor NadR, which gives rise to MSIERRERIVIILNQSLQPVSGTDLAKKLGVSRQVIVQDVAILRAKGYDVMATPQGYILPNKDAEMYRKAVLAVKHMPRETMDELNILVDHGLKVLDVLVEHPLYGELKGYLMLESRRDVAKFVARVEAQSASLLSSLTGGVHLHTVQYRNAEDLDGARKALKEKGFLAGD
- a CDS encoding DUF421 domain-containing protein, producing the protein MPYIAAVGKAILIFFLLLFIMRVIGKAGFAKLSPSDATLILIIAAVIGTPLVKPGHPLSYTLLVLGTVVILQFIFSRLSLVDKLRPWLESKPTVIILDGKISFENMKNNQFDMDQLLSALRLRGIRSINEVELGTLEPSGQFSVMKNSNISEHLLEEDSTCKQLKEEALKQFQSQGLNMKPRNQQDKPLDS
- a CDS encoding two pore domain potassium channel family protein, producing MDHRLWLQTISSPGIFADYYPRFCRSLPLFGPYWLGRYQWANTNIWDYVYFSGITFLTVGYGDIIPSSIPAKVIALLVGFVGLGSYSLFIAMMARKMFKF